The Microlunatus antarcticus genome window below encodes:
- the nudC gene encoding NAD(+) diphosphatase, protein MIPEAPPAWSDELSGVAWSVASSLDRVGHHRRSAEWVAQLWRSPDARLLKLDAEASFTVLADGSLRLVKPFVDHDPQRHLLLGLVEGAPVFAVQAVVDGEVRSLREVGGSLSDVERDVAAAATALIRWHQMEPLCPRCGGETRVVDGGYARHCAACDEQHFPRTDPAVIVAVVDVDDRILLGRQASWGHRVSVLAGFVEAGESLEQTIHREIAEEVDVTLDRIRYFGSQPWSFPRSLMTGFFARASSTAVCVDADEIAWAGWFTRDELTAQLEAGTIGLPGPSSIAHRLIATWRSEPTVW, encoded by the coding sequence GTGATCCCCGAGGCCCCACCCGCTTGGTCCGACGAGCTCAGCGGGGTGGCGTGGTCCGTCGCCAGCTCGCTCGACCGGGTCGGTCACCACCGGCGTTCCGCGGAGTGGGTCGCCCAGCTCTGGCGCTCTCCGGACGCCCGGCTGCTCAAGCTCGACGCCGAGGCCAGCTTCACCGTCCTGGCCGACGGCTCGCTGCGGCTGGTCAAGCCGTTCGTGGACCACGACCCCCAGCGGCACCTCCTCCTCGGCCTCGTCGAGGGGGCGCCGGTGTTCGCGGTGCAGGCCGTCGTCGACGGCGAGGTCCGTAGCCTGCGCGAGGTCGGCGGCTCGCTGTCCGACGTCGAGCGTGACGTTGCCGCCGCGGCCACCGCGCTGATCCGCTGGCACCAGATGGAACCGCTGTGCCCGCGCTGCGGTGGGGAGACGCGCGTCGTGGACGGCGGCTACGCCCGCCACTGCGCGGCGTGCGACGAGCAGCACTTCCCGCGGACCGACCCGGCCGTCATCGTGGCCGTCGTCGACGTCGACGACCGGATCCTGCTCGGACGCCAGGCGTCCTGGGGGCACCGGGTCTCGGTCCTGGCCGGCTTCGTCGAGGCGGGGGAGTCGCTGGAGCAGACGATCCACCGCGAGATCGCCGAGGAGGTCGACGTCACGCTCGACCGGATCCGCTACTTCGGCAGCCAGCCCTGGTCGTTCCCGCGCTCGCTGATGACCGGCTTCTTCGCCCGCGCGTCGTCGACCGCGGTGTGCGTCGACGCCGACGAGATCGCCTGGGCCGGCTGGTTCACCCGCGACGAGCTCACCGCCCAGCTCGAGGCCGGCACCATCGGGCTGCCCGGGCCGAGCTCCATCGCCCACCGGCTCATCGCCACCTGGCGCTCCGAGCCCACGGTCTGGTGA
- a CDS encoding ATP-dependent helicase has product MYRLALTPEALSAAPDLDDAQAAVVAHAGGPLLVLAGPGTGKTTTLVESVVDRIDRRGAAPDSVLVLTFSRRAAADLRTRIAGRLGKTVVTPAAMTFHAFCYALVRRFADRLGLAGPVPESGSGPGAAYGSGVRLLTGPEQDFRVREVLQGSEEVGHDAWPTSLADAFETRAFAGQVRSVLAKARQLGMDPVDVLEAGEAAGREDWVRVGQFFEEYLDVLDAEGVLDYGELVHRSRILLADPEVVATLRSEIGAVFVDEYQDTDPAQVSLLQALAGDGRDVVAVGDPDQSIYAFRGAEARGILDFPRRFRTAAGEPAPVLALGTARRFGPALLAVSRNVARRLPVPPALPRDVFEAFRNPTPDGSAPRGRVEVITCSSPGAEAEHVADLLRTAHLRDGLAWSQMAVLVRSGRQTIPALTRALVAAGVPVEVAGDEIPLAADPAVRPLLLALRVATGGRQAGPEEAQLLLSSPLGGLDSMATRLLGRALRAAERAELGGLDMPRPSPELLAAALHDPDLLEACAPGPAVDAAVRLAALLRTCAGIVRSGGTAEEALWSLWSGTDWPDTLQRVAAGGGESSRRADRDLDAVCALFDVAARSEEISGLRGVSGFLAEVEGQQIPADTWREADLRGTGVRVLTAHRSKGLEWDLVVVASVQEGRWPDVRRRGSLLDADRLGRHGLAEPVPTAVRVAEERRLFYVACTRARSRLVVTAVAGTEGEGDQPSRFLDELGVPATPRPGRPRRPLTLAALVGELRRTSVDPDATPELRDQATLRLARLADAADAEGRPLVPAASPTTWWGMRALSEAGTPVVDPRKPVAMSGSQLGDVLACPRQWFLNRQASAGTTRNSAASFGSVVHVLAQHSAGVPLEPEQRSAYLESVWDQIAFDANWLSAVERAEAEDALDRFVVWQEARGHLELLGTEVPFRCEVDAGGRRVLLTGTADRVERERDGRVRIVDFKTGRTAPAAADVAVQDQLGVYQLAVAQGAFADVAGPGARPSGAELVYLRLPEKQTGFPQVFTQASLDDVPFPLRAGSEGDGPDPEAEGCATWVHQRLRDAAELIAAERFDARVGPACRWCAFKASCPTQAVGRQVVA; this is encoded by the coding sequence ATGTACCGACTCGCCCTGACCCCCGAGGCCCTCAGCGCCGCTCCCGACCTCGACGACGCGCAGGCCGCGGTGGTCGCCCACGCCGGCGGCCCGCTCCTGGTGCTCGCCGGGCCGGGGACCGGCAAGACGACGACGCTCGTGGAGTCGGTGGTCGACCGGATCGACCGCCGCGGTGCGGCCCCGGACTCGGTGCTGGTCCTGACCTTCTCGCGGCGGGCGGCCGCCGACCTGCGCACCCGGATCGCCGGCCGCCTGGGCAAGACCGTGGTGACGCCGGCGGCGATGACGTTCCACGCGTTCTGCTACGCGCTGGTGCGCCGCTTCGCCGACCGGCTGGGCCTCGCCGGCCCCGTGCCGGAGTCGGGCAGCGGGCCGGGGGCGGCGTACGGGTCGGGCGTGCGGCTGCTGACCGGGCCGGAGCAGGACTTCCGGGTGCGCGAGGTCCTGCAGGGCAGCGAGGAGGTGGGGCACGACGCGTGGCCGACGTCGTTGGCCGACGCCTTCGAGACCCGCGCCTTCGCCGGGCAGGTCCGGTCGGTCCTGGCCAAGGCGCGCCAGCTCGGGATGGACCCGGTCGACGTGCTCGAGGCCGGCGAGGCGGCCGGGCGCGAGGACTGGGTGCGCGTCGGGCAGTTCTTCGAGGAGTACCTGGACGTCCTCGACGCCGAGGGGGTGCTCGACTACGGCGAGCTCGTCCACCGCAGCCGCATCCTGCTCGCCGACCCGGAGGTCGTCGCGACGCTGCGCAGCGAGATCGGTGCTGTGTTCGTGGACGAGTACCAGGACACCGACCCGGCCCAGGTCAGCCTGCTGCAGGCCCTGGCGGGCGACGGGCGCGACGTCGTCGCCGTGGGCGACCCGGACCAGTCGATCTACGCGTTCCGGGGCGCAGAGGCCCGCGGCATCCTCGACTTCCCGCGCCGGTTCCGCACCGCGGCGGGGGAGCCCGCGCCGGTCCTGGCCCTGGGCACGGCCCGCCGCTTCGGCCCGGCCCTGCTGGCCGTCAGCCGGAACGTCGCTCGCCGCCTGCCCGTCCCGCCGGCCCTGCCGCGCGACGTCTTCGAGGCGTTCCGCAACCCGACGCCAGACGGTTCCGCGCCGCGGGGCCGCGTCGAGGTCATCACCTGCAGCAGCCCGGGCGCCGAGGCCGAGCACGTCGCCGACCTGCTCCGGACCGCGCACCTGCGCGACGGCCTGGCCTGGAGCCAGATGGCGGTGCTCGTCCGTTCCGGGCGCCAGACCATCCCGGCGCTGACCCGGGCCCTGGTCGCGGCCGGGGTGCCGGTCGAGGTGGCCGGCGACGAGATCCCGCTCGCCGCCGACCCCGCCGTACGCCCCCTGCTGCTCGCCCTGCGCGTGGCCACCGGGGGCCGGCAGGCCGGGCCGGAGGAGGCGCAGCTGCTGCTGAGCTCGCCGCTCGGCGGGCTCGACTCGATGGCGACGCGGCTGCTGGGCCGTGCGCTGCGGGCGGCCGAGCGGGCCGAGCTCGGCGGGCTGGACATGCCCCGGCCCTCGCCCGAGCTGCTGGCCGCCGCGCTGCACGACCCCGACCTGCTCGAGGCCTGCGCGCCCGGTCCAGCGGTCGACGCGGCGGTCCGGCTCGCCGCGCTGCTGCGGACCTGCGCGGGGATCGTCCGGTCCGGCGGCACGGCCGAGGAGGCCCTGTGGAGCCTGTGGTCGGGCACGGACTGGCCCGACACCCTCCAACGCGTGGCGGCCGGCGGCGGCGAGTCCTCCAGGCGGGCCGACCGCGACCTCGACGCGGTCTGCGCCCTGTTCGACGTGGCCGCCCGCTCCGAGGAGATCTCCGGGCTCCGCGGCGTCTCGGGCTTCCTCGCCGAGGTCGAGGGGCAGCAGATCCCCGCCGACACCTGGCGCGAGGCCGACCTGCGCGGGACCGGCGTCCGGGTCCTCACCGCCCACCGGTCCAAGGGCCTGGAGTGGGACCTCGTCGTCGTGGCGAGCGTGCAGGAGGGCCGCTGGCCCGACGTCCGGCGGCGCGGGTCGCTCCTCGACGCCGACCGGCTCGGTCGGCACGGCCTGGCCGAGCCCGTGCCGACCGCGGTCCGGGTCGCCGAGGAACGTCGCCTCTTCTACGTCGCCTGCACCCGCGCGCGCTCGCGCCTGGTCGTCACCGCCGTCGCCGGGACGGAGGGGGAGGGCGACCAGCCGTCGCGCTTCCTCGACGAGCTCGGCGTGCCCGCCACGCCCCGGCCGGGCCGCCCGCGCCGGCCGCTGACCCTCGCCGCGCTCGTGGGCGAGCTGCGGCGGACGAGCGTCGACCCCGACGCGACCCCCGAGCTGCGCGACCAGGCGACGCTGCGCCTGGCCCGGCTCGCCGACGCGGCCGACGCCGAGGGGCGGCCGCTCGTCCCCGCCGCGTCGCCGACGACCTGGTGGGGGATGCGCGCCCTCAGCGAGGCCGGCACGCCCGTCGTCGACCCCCGCAAGCCCGTCGCGATGTCGGGCAGCCAGCTGGGCGACGTGCTCGCCTGCCCGCGGCAGTGGTTCCTCAACCGGCAGGCCAGCGCGGGCACCACCCGCAACAGCGCCGCCAGCTTCGGCTCGGTCGTCCACGTCCTGGCCCAGCACAGCGCGGGCGTCCCGCTGGAGCCCGAGCAACGTTCCGCCTACCTCGAGAGCGTCTGGGACCAGATCGCCTTCGACGCCAACTGGCTCTCCGCGGTCGAGCGGGCCGAGGCGGAGGACGCGCTCGACCGCTTCGTCGTCTGGCAGGAGGCGCGCGGCCACCTCGAGCTGCTGGGCACGGAGGTCCCGTTCCGCTGCGAGGTCGACGCGGGCGGGCGCCGTGTCCTGCTCACCGGCACGGCCGACCGGGTCGAGCGCGAGCGTGACGGCCGGGTCCGGATCGTCGACTTCAAGACGGGGCGTACGGCTCCCGCCGCGGCCGACGTCGCCGTGCAGGACCAGCTCGGCGTCTACCAGCTCGCGGTCGCGCAGGGCGCCTTCGCCGACGTGGCCGGGCCGGGCGCGCGACCGTCGGGGGCGGAGCTGGTCTACCTGCGCCTGCCCGAGAAGCAGACGGGCTTCCCGCAGGTCTTCACCCAGGCGTCGCTGGACGATGTGCCGTTCCCGCTCCGGGCCGGTTCGGAGGGTGACGGGCCCGACCCGGAGGCGGAGGGCTGCGCGACGTGGGTGCACCAGCGGCTCCGTGACGCGGCCGAGCTGATCGCGGCCGAGCGCTTCGACGCGCGGGTGGGTCCGGCGTGCCGCTGGTGCGCGTTCAAGGCCAGCTGCCCGACGCAGGCCGTCGGCCGGCAGGTGGTCGCATGA
- a CDS encoding nucleobase:cation symporter-2 family protein, translating into MTATATRTDEPSNDVHPVDRVPPLSRLAPLGLQHVLAMYAGAVAVPLVVGGAMISAGKLSPGDLPFLISADLFVAGIASIIQSVGFWRFGVRLPMMQGCTFAAVGPMIAIGSQYGVTAIYASVIISGLFMILVASVFSQLLRFFPPLVTGTIILIIGVSLTAVAAGWVGGGSASPSYGSPGNVGLAFFTLVVILAVERFAPPVLQRLSILLGLVIGTLVAIPFGFADFSGAAQESWFGFPAPFHFGLPDFSVGLLAAYFSMIIVALVIMTETTGDMLAIGEIVDKPLSRRQLADGIRADGLSTMIGGVFNTFPYTAFAQNVGLVSLSGVRSRYVATFAGGVLIVLGLIPKLGGVVEGIPQAVLGGAGIALFGMVAASGVRTLGKVQLNNANILVIAISLAVGLLPTVAVTSGQGEALHVFGQLPEGLQIVVNSGISAGAITAILLNLVFNSRAMQRRHGTEDEGYAAFDAVRSAATDVTPPKA; encoded by the coding sequence GTGACCGCCACCGCCACCCGGACAGACGAGCCGTCGAACGACGTCCACCCCGTCGACCGGGTCCCGCCGCTCTCGCGGCTGGCTCCGCTCGGCCTGCAGCACGTCCTCGCCATGTACGCCGGCGCCGTCGCCGTGCCGCTCGTGGTCGGCGGTGCCATGATCTCGGCCGGCAAGCTGTCGCCGGGCGACCTGCCCTTCCTGATCAGCGCCGACCTCTTCGTCGCCGGCATCGCGAGCATCATCCAGTCGGTCGGCTTCTGGCGCTTCGGCGTGCGGCTGCCGATGATGCAGGGCTGCACGTTCGCCGCCGTCGGACCGATGATCGCCATCGGCAGCCAGTACGGCGTGACCGCGATCTACGCGTCGGTGATCATCTCCGGGCTCTTCATGATCCTGGTCGCGTCGGTCTTCTCCCAGCTGCTCCGGTTCTTCCCACCGCTGGTCACCGGCACGATCATCCTGATCATCGGGGTGTCGCTCACCGCCGTCGCGGCCGGTTGGGTGGGCGGGGGATCGGCCAGCCCCTCGTACGGGTCACCCGGGAACGTCGGGCTCGCGTTCTTCACCCTGGTCGTCATCCTGGCCGTGGAGCGCTTCGCCCCGCCGGTGCTGCAGCGGCTGTCGATCCTGCTCGGGCTGGTGATCGGCACGCTGGTCGCCATCCCCTTCGGCTTCGCCGACTTCAGCGGTGCGGCTCAGGAGAGCTGGTTCGGCTTCCCGGCGCCGTTCCACTTCGGGCTGCCGGACTTCAGCGTCGGGCTCCTCGCCGCGTACTTCTCCATGATCATCGTGGCCCTCGTGATCATGACCGAGACGACCGGCGACATGCTGGCCATCGGCGAGATCGTCGACAAGCCGCTGTCGCGCCGCCAGCTCGCCGACGGCATCCGGGCCGACGGGCTGTCGACGATGATCGGCGGGGTCTTCAACACGTTCCCCTACACCGCGTTCGCGCAGAACGTCGGGCTGGTGTCGCTGAGCGGCGTGCGCTCCCGCTACGTCGCCACCTTCGCGGGCGGGGTGCTGATCGTCCTCGGGCTCATCCCCAAGCTGGGCGGCGTGGTCGAGGGCATCCCGCAGGCCGTGCTGGGCGGGGCGGGCATCGCCCTGTTCGGCATGGTCGCGGCGAGCGGCGTCCGCACCCTCGGCAAGGTCCAGCTCAACAACGCCAACATCCTGGTCATCGCGATCTCGCTGGCCGTGGGGCTGCTGCCGACCGTGGCGGTCACCAGCGGCCAGGGCGAGGCGCTGCACGTCTTCGGCCAGCTGCCGGAGGGCCTGCAGATCGTGGTGAACTCCGGCATCTCCGCTGGCGCGATCACCGCGATCCTGCTCAACCTGGTCTTCAACAGCCGCGCGATGCAGCGGCGCCACGGGACCGAGGACGAGGGCTACGCGGCCTTCGACGCGGTGCGTTCCGCGGCGACCGACGTCACCCCGCCGAAGGCGTAG
- a CDS encoding ATP-dependent DNA helicase, with protein MSVRALTPVPGTPRLRTPADLVEALGLPFSAQQLAAITAPLEPGVIIAGAGSGKTTVMAARVVWLVGTGRVRPEEVLGLTFTRKAAAELSTRVRTALVAAGVVDDRSVDESGEQVVMTYDAFAARLVSEHGLRLGYEADPTMVSGATRFRLAARVVAAAAGPFEFLSRLRPASVTERVLKLDADLTSHLVSVDALDAHARDLLIGWDSAPLNNRGNVYVDVKKARIAVQERLELASLVRDYQALKTRLGVVEFADQMAIAARLATEVPQVGTDLRSAFRVVLLDEYQDTSAAQAGMLRGLFSGFAPEDGLGHAVTAVGDPFQAIYGWRGAAASNITTFADTFRRTDGHPAERYALTVNRRSGPTILDVANVLSRPLRAGQATAGVSAQESDDVASGLGLLQAPPGTAPAEVASATFTSWPEEVTWVADRIVEARRRGTVEHWADIAVLTRRNADIGPLYAELTSREVPVEIVGLGGLLGLPEVMDVTATLRLVDDVTANPDLVRLLTGSRWRLGPRDLALLGRRARELARAALGRDDHPGATSDRAVGSQVPDPAQVRSALVDAVADLDPTEVVSLLDALEDPGDAPYSLPARRRFTRVASELANLRRHPDEPVLDLTRRVVTTLGLDVELVATPELERTNRRDQLGAFLDAVADYVDVDGDASLSGLLAWLQAELDSGTGLEQAVPSDREAVKLLTIHKAKGLEWEMVFLPGLVEGVFPSERVSDNWVSAAAALPADLRGDAGSIPQLMDTSNAAITDYKAALKAQQLLSEDRLAYVAVTRARAVLVGSGHWWRPDLVRPRVASSYLRAIAAEAERQDRVLATAEAPGKDNPLVTDAAPTPWPQPLDPDALARRQEAAASVEAARARFAETGAYAETGSAPLMLDLEGEVAAWDADLDRLLREARESRSGDRTVELPASLAATALLRLRADPDAFAASLARPMPTAPSRSARSGTRFHTFVEQWFGERLTHGGLGQQALVDPDDLADRADADGPDEADLRAVCDAFTRGRFASRVPYAVEAPVSLALAGRLVRGRIDAVYAADEGAGFPVEVPPGTKFLVVDWKTGRADSGDPLQLAIYRLAWAEATGVGVDEVAAVFVHVRDDTVVVPRRLAGRTELERLLEPDRADAPDPAARTQ; from the coding sequence ATGAGCGTCCGTGCGCTCACCCCGGTGCCGGGCACGCCCCGGCTGCGGACGCCGGCCGACCTGGTCGAGGCGCTGGGCCTGCCGTTCTCCGCCCAGCAGCTCGCGGCCATCACCGCACCGCTCGAGCCGGGCGTCATCATCGCCGGTGCCGGGTCGGGCAAGACGACCGTGATGGCGGCCCGCGTGGTGTGGCTGGTCGGCACCGGCCGGGTGCGCCCGGAGGAGGTGCTCGGCCTCACCTTCACCCGCAAGGCCGCCGCCGAGCTCTCCACCCGCGTGCGGACCGCTCTGGTCGCCGCCGGGGTCGTGGACGACCGGTCCGTCGACGAGTCGGGCGAGCAGGTGGTCATGACGTACGACGCCTTCGCCGCCCGGCTGGTGTCGGAGCACGGGCTGCGGCTGGGCTACGAGGCCGACCCGACGATGGTCAGCGGAGCCACCCGGTTCCGCCTCGCGGCCCGCGTGGTGGCCGCGGCGGCCGGCCCGTTCGAGTTCCTGTCGCGGCTGCGCCCGGCGAGCGTGACCGAGCGGGTCCTCAAGCTCGACGCCGACCTCACCTCGCACCTGGTGAGCGTCGACGCCCTCGACGCGCACGCCCGCGACCTGCTGATCGGGTGGGACTCGGCGCCGCTCAACAACCGCGGCAACGTCTACGTCGACGTCAAGAAGGCCCGGATCGCCGTGCAGGAGCGGCTCGAGCTGGCCAGCCTCGTGCGCGACTACCAGGCGCTGAAGACCCGGCTCGGCGTCGTCGAGTTCGCCGACCAGATGGCCATCGCCGCCCGGCTGGCCACCGAGGTGCCGCAGGTCGGCACCGACCTGCGGTCGGCGTTCCGGGTCGTGCTCCTCGACGAGTACCAGGACACGTCCGCCGCCCAGGCGGGGATGCTGCGCGGGCTGTTCTCGGGCTTCGCCCCCGAGGACGGGCTCGGGCACGCGGTCACCGCCGTGGGCGACCCGTTCCAGGCGATCTACGGCTGGCGGGGGGCGGCGGCCAGCAACATCACGACGTTCGCGGACACGTTCCGCCGGACCGACGGCCACCCGGCGGAGCGCTACGCGCTGACGGTCAACCGCCGCAGCGGACCGACCATCCTCGACGTCGCCAACGTGCTCAGCCGCCCCCTGCGGGCCGGTCAGGCGACGGCCGGGGTGTCGGCGCAGGAGTCGGACGACGTCGCCAGCGGCCTCGGGCTGCTCCAGGCCCCGCCCGGGACGGCGCCCGCCGAGGTCGCGTCGGCCACGTTCACCTCGTGGCCCGAGGAGGTCACCTGGGTGGCCGACCGGATCGTCGAGGCCCGCCGGCGGGGAACCGTCGAGCACTGGGCCGACATCGCGGTCCTGACGCGCCGCAACGCCGACATCGGCCCGCTCTACGCCGAGCTGACGTCGCGCGAGGTCCCCGTCGAGATCGTCGGGCTCGGCGGGCTGCTCGGCCTGCCCGAGGTCATGGACGTCACCGCCACGCTCCGGCTCGTCGACGACGTGACGGCCAACCCCGACCTCGTCCGGCTCCTGACGGGGTCGCGCTGGCGGCTCGGGCCCCGCGACCTCGCCCTGCTGGGGCGTCGGGCCCGCGAGCTGGCGCGGGCCGCCCTCGGTCGTGACGACCACCCCGGGGCGACCTCCGACCGGGCGGTCGGCAGTCAGGTCCCCGACCCCGCCCAGGTGCGGTCGGCCCTCGTCGACGCGGTCGCCGACCTCGACCCGACCGAGGTCGTGAGCCTGCTCGACGCCCTCGAGGACCCGGGCGACGCGCCGTACTCGCTCCCCGCCCGGCGCCGCTTCACCCGCGTCGCGAGCGAGCTGGCCAACCTGCGCCGCCACCCTGACGAGCCGGTGCTCGACCTCACCCGGCGGGTCGTGACGACCCTCGGCCTCGACGTCGAGCTCGTCGCCACCCCCGAGCTGGAGCGGACCAACCGCCGCGACCAGCTCGGCGCGTTCCTGGACGCTGTCGCCGACTACGTCGACGTCGACGGGGACGCGTCGCTGTCCGGGCTCCTGGCCTGGCTGCAGGCCGAGCTCGACTCGGGCACCGGCCTGGAGCAGGCCGTCCCGTCGGACCGCGAGGCGGTCAAGCTGCTCACCATCCACAAGGCCAAGGGCCTGGAGTGGGAGATGGTCTTCCTGCCCGGGCTGGTCGAGGGCGTGTTCCCGAGCGAGCGGGTCAGCGACAACTGGGTCAGCGCGGCCGCCGCCCTGCCGGCCGACCTGCGCGGCGACGCGGGCTCGATCCCGCAGCTGATGGACACGAGCAACGCGGCCATCACCGACTACAAGGCCGCCCTCAAGGCGCAGCAGCTGCTCTCGGAGGACCGGCTCGCGTACGTCGCCGTCACCCGCGCGCGCGCGGTGCTGGTCGGCAGCGGCCACTGGTGGCGTCCCGACCTGGTCCGCCCCCGTGTCGCGTCGTCGTACCTGCGCGCGATCGCCGCCGAGGCCGAGCGGCAGGACCGGGTGCTGGCCACGGCCGAGGCGCCGGGCAAGGACAACCCGCTGGTCACCGACGCCGCCCCGACGCCGTGGCCGCAGCCGCTCGACCCCGACGCCCTGGCGCGACGCCAGGAGGCGGCGGCGTCGGTCGAGGCGGCACGGGCGCGGTTCGCCGAGACGGGCGCGTACGCGGAGACGGGCTCGGCCCCGCTCATGCTCGACCTGGAGGGCGAGGTCGCGGCCTGGGACGCCGACCTCGACCGGCTGCTGCGCGAGGCCCGGGAGTCACGTTCCGGGGACCGGACGGTCGAGCTGCCCGCGAGCCTGGCCGCGACCGCGCTGCTCCGGCTGCGGGCCGACCCGGACGCGTTCGCCGCGTCGCTCGCCCGCCCCATGCCGACGGCCCCGTCGCGGTCGGCGCGGTCGGGCACCCGCTTCCACACGTTCGTGGAGCAGTGGTTCGGGGAGCGGCTGACGCACGGCGGGCTCGGCCAGCAGGCGCTCGTCGACCCCGACGACCTCGCCGACCGCGCGGACGCGGACGGCCCCGACGAGGCCGATCTGCGCGCGGTCTGCGACGCCTTCACGCGGGGGCGCTTCGCCTCGCGGGTCCCGTACGCGGTCGAGGCGCCCGTCTCGCTCGCGCTCGCCGGCCGGCTGGTGCGCGGACGGATCGACGCGGTGTACGCGGCCGACGAGGGCGCGGGCTTCCCGGTCGAGGTGCCGCCGGGGACGAAGTTCCTGGTCGTGGACTGGAAGACGGGACGCGCCGACAGCGGGGACCCGCTCCAGCTGGCGATCTACCGCCTGGCCTGGGCCGAGGCCACCGGGGTCGGGGTGGACGAGGTCGCCGCGGTCTTCGTGCACGTGCGCGACGACACCGTCGTCGTCCCGCGGCGGCTGGCGGGCCGGACCGAGCTCGAGCGGCTGCTCGAGCCGGACCGGGCGGACGCACCAGACCCGGCAGCGCGGACCCAGTAA
- the recD gene encoding exodeoxyribonuclease V subunit alpha has protein sequence MSVTTNERNVLTAVRVRSPLLERFHRAGVLDLADVHTAEALARIGGERDERVLLAVALTVRALQSGSVCLDLTTATAIDLPDDDALLPGAVPRLGPGTAAAAEAAPELPWPETTGWIDAVRGSRLVAEPDDVGAARPLRLSGTLLYLERYWQQEESVREALEQRSAAAPPSVDAAALTADLDRLFPPAAAPAGTADHQREAAEASARRWVTVLAGGPGTGKTTTVARLLALLRGQPGPPLRVALAAPTGKAAARLQEAVTTAAEGLPAEDRDRVGALEASTLHRLLGWRPDSKSRFRHDASNPLPHDVVVVDEMSMVSLTLMARLLEAVRPDARLVLVGDPDQLSSVEAGAVLADITGPAQRSVVRLTHNWRFKGGIAELADAIRTGDADRAVELLTSGRADVTLADLDAGAGLTATGGGLGELARTLRTSAAAALAAATDGEIGAALTAVEQHRLLCAHRRGPYGVTRWNVEAEHWLASAVPGYGVDGDTSLGRPLLVTANDRDLDLWNGDTGVVVRTPVGIRAAFARATGPALFPPVRLDAVQTVHAMTVHKAQGSQFAAVTLVLPPPESPLLTRELLYTAVTRATTRVLLLGGEDAVRAAVDRPANRASGLRQRMA, from the coding sequence GTGAGCGTCACGACGAACGAGCGGAACGTCCTGACCGCCGTCCGGGTGCGGTCGCCGCTGCTGGAACGGTTCCACCGGGCGGGGGTGCTCGACCTGGCCGACGTGCACACCGCCGAGGCCCTCGCCCGCATCGGCGGCGAGCGCGACGAGCGGGTGCTGCTCGCGGTCGCCCTGACCGTCCGCGCGCTGCAGAGCGGCTCGGTCTGCCTCGACCTGACCACCGCGACGGCGATCGACCTGCCGGACGACGACGCCCTGCTGCCCGGCGCCGTCCCCCGGCTCGGTCCCGGCACGGCCGCCGCCGCGGAGGCGGCGCCCGAGCTGCCCTGGCCCGAGACGACCGGCTGGATCGACGCCGTCCGCGGCAGCCGCCTGGTGGCCGAGCCCGACGACGTCGGCGCGGCCCGCCCGCTGCGGCTGTCGGGCACGCTGCTCTACCTCGAGCGCTACTGGCAGCAGGAGGAGTCGGTCCGCGAGGCGCTGGAGCAGCGTTCCGCGGCGGCACCGCCCTCGGTCGACGCGGCGGCCCTGACCGCCGACCTCGACCGTCTGTTCCCGCCCGCGGCCGCGCCCGCCGGGACGGCCGACCACCAGCGCGAGGCCGCCGAGGCCAGCGCCCGCCGGTGGGTGACCGTGCTCGCCGGAGGTCCCGGGACCGGGAAGACGACGACCGTGGCCCGGCTCCTCGCTCTGCTGCGGGGCCAGCCGGGGCCTCCGCTCCGGGTCGCGCTCGCCGCGCCGACCGGCAAGGCCGCCGCCCGCCTGCAGGAGGCGGTGACGACCGCGGCCGAGGGGCTGCCCGCCGAGGACCGTGACCGCGTCGGTGCGCTGGAGGCGTCCACGCTGCACCGCCTGCTGGGCTGGCGGCCCGACTCCAAGAGCCGCTTCCGTCACGACGCCAGCAACCCGCTCCCGCACGACGTGGTCGTCGTCGACGAGATGTCGATGGTGTCGCTGACGCTGATGGCCCGGCTGCTGGAGGCCGTCCGCCCGGACGCCCGTCTCGTCCTCGTCGGCGACCCCGACCAGCTGTCGTCGGTCGAGGCCGGCGCGGTGCTCGCCGACATCACCGGACCGGCGCAACGTTCCGTGGTGCGGCTGACGCACAACTGGCGCTTCAAGGGCGGCATCGCCGAGCTCGCGGACGCGATCCGGACCGGCGACGCGGACCGTGCCGTGGAGCTGCTCACGAGCGGCCGGGCCGACGTCACGCTCGCCGACCTGGACGCCGGCGCCGGTCTGACCGCGACCGGCGGTGGCCTCGGGGAGCTGGCCCGCACCCTGCGCACCAGCGCGGCCGCCGCGCTGGCCGCCGCCACCGACGGGGAGATCGGCGCGGCCCTGACCGCGGTCGAGCAGCACCGCCTGCTCTGCGCCCACCGCCGCGGGCCGTACGGGGTCACGCGGTGGAACGTCGAGGCCGAGCACTGGCTCGCCTCCGCCGTCCCGGGCTACGGCGTGGACGGCGACACCTCGCTCGGCCGTCCGCTGCTCGTCACCGCCAACGACCGCGACCTCGACCTGTGGAACGGCGACACCGGCGTGGTCGTGCGGACGCCGGTCGGGATCCGCGCCGCGTTCGCGCGCGCCACCGGCCCGGCGCTCTTCCCACCCGTCCGGCTCGACGCGGTCCAGACGGTCCACGCGATGACCGTGCACAAGGCACAGGGCAGCCAGTTCGCCGCCGTGACCCTCGTGCTGCCGCCGCCCGAGTCGCCGCTGCTGACCCGCGAGCTGCTCTACACCGCCGTCACCCGGGCCACGACCCGCGTGCTGCTGCTCGGCGGCGAGGACGCCGTCCGCGCCGCGGTCGACCGCCCCGCCAACCGGGCCAGCGGCCTGCGGCAGCGGATGGCGTGA